The following are from one region of the Populus trichocarpa isolate Nisqually-1 chromosome 8, P.trichocarpa_v4.1, whole genome shotgun sequence genome:
- the LOC7485901 gene encoding uncharacterized protein LOC7485901, which yields MEGGDGEGIDRVVDSKDLQQQSKALDKLTDRVEDRQLDSTRVQEAMASISASAEADANAMRLREKELAAVKINAADVDIIANELELDKKVAERTLREHKGDAVAAIRHLLH from the exons atggaaGGTGGAGACGGAGAAGGAATAGACAGAGTAGTAGATTCGAAAGATTTACAGCAACAAAGCAAAGCACTTGATAAACTCACCGACCGTGTAGAAGATCGCCAACTCGATTCTACTCGTGTTCAAGAAGCTATGGCTTCTATTTCCGCTTCTGCTGAAGCTGATGCTAACGCTATGAGATTGAG GGAGAAAGAATTGGCTGCTGTGAAGATCAACGCAGCTGATGTTGACATAATTGCAAATGAATTAGAG TTGGACAAGAAGGTAGCAGAGAGAACCTTACGCGAGCACAAGGGCGATGCTGTCGCTGCTATCCGCCATCTTCTTCACTAG
- the LOC7471103 gene encoding uncharacterized protein LOC7471103 isoform X1 translates to MESTAPAEELLKKIEELEAGHHHLQQEVSKLKLSSTTTDPKSTQQRSHSISPQRSGPRRRVSGGPTGSSFEAAWKKGSASSRHSSPLQKESRSLNSDNVRDGNSNGGREGGDGNSGPSAVKFTDKQYLNILQSMGQSVHIFDVSGRIIYWNRTAENLYGYSAAEALGQDAIGLLIDPRDYALANGIIQRVSMGEKWTGKFPVKNKMAERFTAVATNTPLYDDDGALVGIICVSSDSRPFQEMEVALSDSRNLETESSHRRPKNTVMTKLGLDSQQPLQAAVASKISNLASKVSNKVKSKIHMGESNTDREVGSGDSHYSDHGYSDAALSDHREDANSSGASTPRGDLHPSPFGVFSNLDDKSPVKPSRDSGDESEGKPAIHKIITSKAEAWIGKKGLSWPWKGNEKEGSEARTTRFGWPWLQNDQESETYHQTSPSSGAKSESQVSESIRPATNEASGSWSSINVNSTSSASSCGSTSSTVNKVDMDTDCLDYEILWEDLTIGEQIGQGSCGTVYHALWYGSDVAVKVFSKQEYSDDIILAFRQEVSLMKRLRHPNVLLFMGAVTSPQRLCIVTEFLPRGSLFRLLQRNTTKLDWRRRVHMALDIARGMNYLHHCNPPIIHRDLKSSNLLVDKNWTVKVGDFGLSRLKHETYLTTKTGKGTPQWMAPEVLRNEPSDEKSDIYSYGVILWELSTEKIPWDNLNSMQVIGAVGFMNQRLEIPKDVDPQWASIIESCWHSDPRCRPTFQELLEKLRDLQRQCAIQVQAARSATGDNTQKEP, encoded by the exons ATGGAAAGCACAGCACCAGCAGAAGAGCTACTAAAAAAGATCGAAGAACTTGAAGCAGGACACCATCATCTTCAACAAGAAGTGTCAAAGCTCAAGCTCTCCTCTACTACTACCGACCCAAAATCAACCCAACAACGGTCCCATTCAATATCTCCTCAAAGGTCCGGTCCCAGGAGACGGGTTTCTGGTGGGCCAACCGGGTCAAGTTTTGAGGCTGCTTGGAAGAAGGGTTCTGCTTCATCTAGACATTCATCGCCTCTACAGAAAGAAAGTAGAAGTTTGAATAGTGATAATGTTAGAGATGGCAACAGTAATGGTGGTAGAGAAGGAGGAGATGGCAATAGTGGACCTTCTGCTGTGAAGTTTACTGATAAACAGTATTTGAATATATTGCAGTCTATGGGACAGTCTGTTCATATTTTTGATGTTTCGGGTCGTATTATTTACTG GAACAGAACAGCGGAGAACCTTTATGGTTATTCAGCTGCTGAAGCTCTTGGTCAGGATGCTATTGGGCTGCTAATTGATCCTCGGGATTATGCGCTGGCGAATGGTATTATTCAACGGGTTAGTATGGGGGAGAAATGGACAGGGAAGTTTCCAGTTAAGAACAAAATGGCTGAAAGGTTTACAGCTGTTGCTACTAATACTCCACTATACGATGATGATGGCGCTTTGGTTGGGATTATTTGTGTATCGAGTGATTCACGGCCTTTTCAAGAAATGGAAGTTGCATTGTCGGATTCAAGGAACTTGGAAACAGAGTCGAGCCATAGAAGGCCCAAGAATACTGTCATGACCAAACTTGGTCTTGATTCTCAACAGCCCTTGCAAGCAGCGGTTGCGTCAAAAATATCGAATTTG GCATCCAAGGTGAGTAACAAAGTCAAGTCCAAAATTCACATGGGAGAGAGCAACACGGATCGTGAAGTAGGGAGTGGGGATAGTCACTATTCTGACCATGGGTACTCAGATGCAGCTCTATCTGACCATCGGGAGGATGCAAATTCTAGTGGAGCTAGCACACCAAGAGGAGATTTGCATCCATCTCCTTTCGGTGTATTTTCTAATCTTGATGACAAGTCCCCAGTAAAACCATCCAGAGACTCTGGTGATGAGAGTGAAGGAAAGCCTGCAATTCACAAGATCATTACCTCAAAGGCAGAAGCATGGATTGGTAAGAAAGGGTTGTCATGGCCCTGGAAAGGGAATGAAAAGGAAGGTTCAGAAGCAAGGACAACCCGTTTTGGGTGGCCATGGTTGCAAAATGATCAAGAGAGTGAAACGTATCATCAGACAAGTCCCTCTTCTGGTGCAAAATCTGAAAGCCAGGTCAGTGAAAGTATTCGGCCTGCCACTAACGAGGCCTCTGGGTCTTGGTCTTCAATTAATGTTAACAGCACAAGCAGTGCTAGTAGTTGCGGAAGTACCAGCAGTACTGTGAATAAGGTGGATATGGACACTGATTGCTTGGACTATGAAATATTGTGGGAGGACTTGACAATTGGAGAGCAAATTGGGCAAG GTTCTTGTGGAACTGTATATCATGCCCTGTGGTACGGATCA GATGTTGCTGTCAAGGTATTCTCCAAGCAAGAATATTCAGATGATATTATACTTGCATTTCGACAAGAG GTATCTCTTATGAAGAGACTCCGGCATCCAAATGTTTTGCTCTTCATGGGTGCTGTGACTTCACCTCAGCGTCTCTGCATTGTTACAGAGTTCCTCCCACG TGGAAGTTTGTTTCGCTTACTGCAGAGGAACACAACCAAACTAGATTGGAGACGGCGTGTTCACATGGCATTGGATATA GCTCGAGGTATGAACTATCTTCATCATTGCAACCCGCCTATCATTCATCGTGATCTGAAGTCTTCAAATCTCTTAGTTGACAAGAATTGGACTGTAAAG GTTGGAGATTTTGGTCTATCACGTCTAAAGCATGAAACTTATTTGACAACAAAGACCGGGAAGGGAACG CCTCAATGGATGGCACCCGAAGTTCTCCGTAATGAACCCTCTGATGAGAA GTCTGATATTTACAGCTATGGAGTAATACTTTGGGAGCTTTCCACTGAAAAGATCCCTTGGGATAATCTCAACTCAATGCAG GTGATTGGAGCTGTAGGGTTTATGAACCAACGGCTAGAGATCCCAAAAGATGTGGATCCACAGTGGGCTTCTATAATTGAGAGTTGCTGGCACAG TGATCCAAGGTGCCGTCCAACGTTCCAGGAATTGCTGGAAAAGCTTAGAGATCTTCAAAGACAATGTGCCATTCAAGTCCAGGCAGCCCGTTCTGCAACTGGAGACAACACACAGAAGGAACCGTAG
- the LOC7471103 gene encoding uncharacterized protein LOC7471103 isoform X2 codes for MESTAPAEELLKKIEELEAGHHHLQQEVSKLKLSSTTTDPKSTQQRSHSISPQRSGPRRRVSGGPTGSSFEAAWKKGSASSRHSSPLQKESRSLNSDNVRDGNSNGGREGGDGNSGPSAVKFTDKQYLNILQSMGQSVHIFDVSGRIIYWNRTAENLYGYSAAEALGQDAIGLLIDPRDYALANGIIQRVSMGEKWTGKFPVKNKMAERFTAVATNTPLYDDDGALVGIICVSSDSRPFQEMEVALSDSRNLETESSHRRPKNTVMTKLGLDSQQPLQAAVASKISNLASKVSNKVKSKIHMGESNTDREVGSGDSHYSDHGYSDAALSDHREDANSSGASTPRGDLHPSPFGVFSNLDDKSPVKPSRDSGDESEGKPAIHKIITSKAEAWIGKKGLSWPWKGNEKEGSEARTTRFGWPWLQNDQESETYHQTSPSSGAKSESQVSESIRPATNEASGSWSSINVNSTSSASSCGSTSSTVNKVDMDTDCLDYEILWEDLTIGEQIGQGSCGTVYHALWYGSDVAVKVFSKQEYSDDIILAFRQEVSLMKRLRHPNVLLFMGAVTSPQRLCIVTEFLPRGSLFRLLQRNTTKLDWRRRVHMALDIARGMNYLHHCNPPIIHRDLKSSNLLVDKNWTVKVGDFGLSRLKHETYLTTKTGKGTPQWMAPEVLRNEPSDEKSDIYSYGVILWELSTEKIPWDNLNSMQYTCR; via the exons ATGGAAAGCACAGCACCAGCAGAAGAGCTACTAAAAAAGATCGAAGAACTTGAAGCAGGACACCATCATCTTCAACAAGAAGTGTCAAAGCTCAAGCTCTCCTCTACTACTACCGACCCAAAATCAACCCAACAACGGTCCCATTCAATATCTCCTCAAAGGTCCGGTCCCAGGAGACGGGTTTCTGGTGGGCCAACCGGGTCAAGTTTTGAGGCTGCTTGGAAGAAGGGTTCTGCTTCATCTAGACATTCATCGCCTCTACAGAAAGAAAGTAGAAGTTTGAATAGTGATAATGTTAGAGATGGCAACAGTAATGGTGGTAGAGAAGGAGGAGATGGCAATAGTGGACCTTCTGCTGTGAAGTTTACTGATAAACAGTATTTGAATATATTGCAGTCTATGGGACAGTCTGTTCATATTTTTGATGTTTCGGGTCGTATTATTTACTG GAACAGAACAGCGGAGAACCTTTATGGTTATTCAGCTGCTGAAGCTCTTGGTCAGGATGCTATTGGGCTGCTAATTGATCCTCGGGATTATGCGCTGGCGAATGGTATTATTCAACGGGTTAGTATGGGGGAGAAATGGACAGGGAAGTTTCCAGTTAAGAACAAAATGGCTGAAAGGTTTACAGCTGTTGCTACTAATACTCCACTATACGATGATGATGGCGCTTTGGTTGGGATTATTTGTGTATCGAGTGATTCACGGCCTTTTCAAGAAATGGAAGTTGCATTGTCGGATTCAAGGAACTTGGAAACAGAGTCGAGCCATAGAAGGCCCAAGAATACTGTCATGACCAAACTTGGTCTTGATTCTCAACAGCCCTTGCAAGCAGCGGTTGCGTCAAAAATATCGAATTTG GCATCCAAGGTGAGTAACAAAGTCAAGTCCAAAATTCACATGGGAGAGAGCAACACGGATCGTGAAGTAGGGAGTGGGGATAGTCACTATTCTGACCATGGGTACTCAGATGCAGCTCTATCTGACCATCGGGAGGATGCAAATTCTAGTGGAGCTAGCACACCAAGAGGAGATTTGCATCCATCTCCTTTCGGTGTATTTTCTAATCTTGATGACAAGTCCCCAGTAAAACCATCCAGAGACTCTGGTGATGAGAGTGAAGGAAAGCCTGCAATTCACAAGATCATTACCTCAAAGGCAGAAGCATGGATTGGTAAGAAAGGGTTGTCATGGCCCTGGAAAGGGAATGAAAAGGAAGGTTCAGAAGCAAGGACAACCCGTTTTGGGTGGCCATGGTTGCAAAATGATCAAGAGAGTGAAACGTATCATCAGACAAGTCCCTCTTCTGGTGCAAAATCTGAAAGCCAGGTCAGTGAAAGTATTCGGCCTGCCACTAACGAGGCCTCTGGGTCTTGGTCTTCAATTAATGTTAACAGCACAAGCAGTGCTAGTAGTTGCGGAAGTACCAGCAGTACTGTGAATAAGGTGGATATGGACACTGATTGCTTGGACTATGAAATATTGTGGGAGGACTTGACAATTGGAGAGCAAATTGGGCAAG GTTCTTGTGGAACTGTATATCATGCCCTGTGGTACGGATCA GATGTTGCTGTCAAGGTATTCTCCAAGCAAGAATATTCAGATGATATTATACTTGCATTTCGACAAGAG GTATCTCTTATGAAGAGACTCCGGCATCCAAATGTTTTGCTCTTCATGGGTGCTGTGACTTCACCTCAGCGTCTCTGCATTGTTACAGAGTTCCTCCCACG TGGAAGTTTGTTTCGCTTACTGCAGAGGAACACAACCAAACTAGATTGGAGACGGCGTGTTCACATGGCATTGGATATA GCTCGAGGTATGAACTATCTTCATCATTGCAACCCGCCTATCATTCATCGTGATCTGAAGTCTTCAAATCTCTTAGTTGACAAGAATTGGACTGTAAAG GTTGGAGATTTTGGTCTATCACGTCTAAAGCATGAAACTTATTTGACAACAAAGACCGGGAAGGGAACG CCTCAATGGATGGCACCCGAAGTTCTCCGTAATGAACCCTCTGATGAGAA GTCTGATATTTACAGCTATGGAGTAATACTTTGGGAGCTTTCCACTGAAAAGATCCCTTGGGATAATCTCAACTCAATGCAG TATACTTGCAGGTGA